TACTGCGTCCAGACGCTCGATGACGGCGTGAAGAAGGTCGGCGCCGAGGCGCCGGTCCGGGAACTGGCGACGGTGCTTCTGGAGGCACTCGAGGCCGGCGACGAAACGGACGCAAACAACGGAGGTGACTGACATGACTGCCTACGACAACGACATCTGGGTGTACCTGGAATCGGCGGACGGTGCGGTATCGAACGTCAGCTACGAGATCCTCGGGAAGGCAAGGGAGCTCGCAGGAGAGCTCGACACCGGGGTCACCGCAGTCCTGGTGGGTGCCGGAGACGATCTCGACGGGCTCGCGGAGGCGGCGATCGCCCGGGGTGCCGACGGGGTCGTCCAGATCGAACACGACCTGCTCGACGTCTATCGGCCAGAAACGTACGTCGACGCCGTCGAGGAGGCGCTCCGCGAGGGGGACCCCGCCATGTTCCTGTCGCCGGCGACCAACGACGGGATCGGGCTGGCCGGCCGGCTGGCGGTCCGGCTCCACGCCGGGCTCAACGCCGACGTCGTCCGGCTGGAGGTCGACGACGACGGGAGCCTCGTCGGCGGCGTGCCCGCCTTCGCCGGAGGCATCCTCGCGATGGTGAAAGCGAAGGGACGGCCGCAGATGAGCACCGTCCGACCGGGCGTGTTCACCGCGCTCGAGCCCGACGACTCCCGGGAAGGGGATCTCGCGGTTCGCGAGCCCGATCTCTCTGCGGACGACATCCTCACGGAGGTTCTGGATCGGGAGGTCGGCGAGACAGTCGACCTCCCGGGTGCGGACGTCGTCGTCTGTGCCGGCCGCGGGTTCGACGGCGATCTGGAACTGGCACGCGAACTCACTGAGGCGCTCGACGCAACGCTGGGGGTGACTCGTCCCCTCTGTGACGAGGGACTCGTCTCCCGGGAGCGACAGATCGGCTCGACCGGCTACTCCCTGCAGGCGGACGTGGCGATCTGTGCCGGCATCAGCGGCTCGGTGTACTTCACCTCCGGGCTCGACGACGTCGACACCGTTATCGCGGTGAACACCGACCCCGAGGAGCCGATCTTCGATCACGCCGACTACTGCATCGAGGGCGACCTCTTCGAGGTGTTGCCGCCGTTGATCGAACAGCTGGAGGCCGAGGGGGTGATCTCCGCATGACGCTTTCGATCGCGGTTGCGGTGAAGGTCGTCCCCAAACCCGAGGAGGTCACGCTCGACGAGGAGACGATGACGATCGACCGGGAGGACGCCGACTCCCAGCTGGACCCTGCCGCCAAGAACGCCGTCGAACTGGCGCTCCAGTTGAAGGACGCGGCTGCGGAGGCCGGCGAGGACGCCGAGGTGATTGCGGTGTCGATGGGGCCGCCGTTCTTCGAGGAACACCTCCAGGACGTGGTCGCAATGGGCGCCGACGACGCAATCTTGCTCTCCGATCGGGCGTTCGCGGGGGCAGACACCTACCCGACGAGCCGAGTGCTCGCGGCGGGCGTCCGGAAACTCGGTGACGTCGATCTGGTGCTCTGTGGCGAGGAGTCGTCGGACTCCTCGACGGGACAGGTGCCGCCGGGGATCGCCGAGTGGCTCGACGCCGCCCAGGTGATGGCCGTAAGCGAGGCGGAAATCGAGGACGGATCGCTGCATGCGGTCCGGACGAAGGCCGGCGGCGAGGAGACCGTGCGGGTGCCGCTTCCGGCGGTCGCGAGCGTCGAGTACGGCGTCAACGACCCTCGGTTCCCGGACTTCAAGCGCAAGCGGTGGGCCGAAAACGAGTGGGAGCTCACCGTCTACGACGCCGGCGACCTCGATTTGCCCGAGTCGGAACTGGGCCTCGACGGCTCCTACACCGAGGTGGCGGATCTCGAGGCGATCGAAGGCCCAGACCGGCTGGGCGAGTGGGTCGAGGGCGACCCCGAGACGCAGGCCGACGAGATCGCGTCGGTGATCGCACAAGAGCTGTAGCTGCCGCTCCGGACGTGTAATAAATCGGCTCCATTGAATCGCCAGACATCGCCGTAGTAAGTCGTAAAATCGAAGAAGTTGAGGCGAGTGAGTAGCAGTTTGGATGAACCTTACCACCCGCCTCACCGAGGAATTAGTCTCGCTCGCCAAAAGTTATTCCGACGATGCTGAGGAAGCTGCCGCCCCGGAAGGTGGCGGCAGCTTCGCTGAATGGGCGATGATTTCGCTTCACGGCTTGCGAATTTTCCTTGAGAAATCCTACGTGATGACAATCGACCTGTTAGAGACAATGACGCAAATTCTGGAGATTATTGGCCTTGAACCGGACGATCTCCCGGCACCATCCACGTTGAATAAGTGGCTCGACAGGATTGAGATGGCAGTTTGGCGAGTGCTGCTGCGCCACTCGGCGCAGTTGCACAATCCCTCTCCCGACGCTGCCGTTGACGCTACCTACTACGAACGCTCTCCGGCCAGCAAACACTACTGTGACCGCACGAACTACCGCGTTCAGACCATCGAGGCGACGAAACTCGTCGATACAGAGACGCAAGCGATCCTTGACGTACACTGCACCACGACCAGAGAAGGGAGTGACGCCGATGTCTGTGCGCAACTCGCCCGGCGCTACCCGGGCGAGTTACGCACGCTTGCCGCCGATAAGGGCTACGACAGCCAAGAGTTACGCGAGCAACTCCGTGAACTCGGCATCAGACCACTCGTCAAACATCGTGTGTTCGCGCCCTACGATCACGCACACAACGCCCGAATTAACGACGATCTCTACAATCAGCGCTCGATGACCGAAACCGCCAACTCCTCGGTCAAGCGCTCGTACGGCTCGGCCGTCCGAGCGCGTGAATGGTACCGCGAGTTCCGCGAGATTGCCCTGATGTGTCTCGTCTACAACATCAAACGCTACGTCAAACCATGAATTCTAACGTCTTACAGCGATTCAATGGAGCCAATAAATCACAAGAAAACGAAATCACACCACGTCGTCGGAAGACGACGCCGTGAATTCGCAGTTATACGCGATTGACGTTCGTCGCGCGGGGGCCCTTGGGAGCCTGTTCAATATCGAAATCGATCTCGGTTCCTTCGGACAGATCCTCGCCGCCAACGTCTTCCATGTGGAAGAACACGTCGTCGTCGGAGTCGTCAGTCGAGATGAAACCGTAGCCGCCTGTGTCGTTGAAGAAATCAACCTTACCGTTTGCCATTGCAACTAGAGAAAGGCCGGTGACACGGATAAGGGTTGGTATTTGTCCATCAAAAACGAGAAACATTATTTGAAAATATTTTTTTAACCCACTCTGGTGGATGTATGTTCTACATCGGGACTTTTGTGAGGGTGACTATCCGATCTGGTCACAACGCCCGGCCGCTTCCGTGATATCCCAACCACCTCATCCAGTGTCACAACTCGTTCGATCACCGCAGCCCACTTCGACGGACTTTTGCCCATTTCTCTCCTCGATTACATGTGAATCCGACACAAGTCCGGCGGCAGTGGGCGCAACGCTCCGGCGAATATTCCCCGGAGTATTATGCCTACTACGGTCCCAACGAGATGAGCGAGACCGTTCGTCGGCTTCTGGAGTCTCACGTCGGGCGAGAGGCGTCGGTCCTGGAGTTGGGCTGTAGTTCGGGCCGGCACCTGTCATATCTCCACGAGCACGGGTTCAGCGATCTCTCGGGGATCGAAGTCAACGAGGACGCCACGGCCGTGATGGCCGAGGCGTATCCGGCGCTCGCAGCCGATGCAACACTCTATATAAACGCGATCGAGGACGTCATCGACGGTTTCGAGGACGATCAGTTCGACGCCGTCTATTCGATACAGACGCTCCAGCACGTCCATCCTGATTCTGCGTGGATCTTCGACGAACTCGCCCGGATCACGGGTGCGCTCCTCGTCACCATCGAACACGAGGGGTCCGCAGAAAGCGAGGAACACGCCAGCAACGAGGGCTCTGCAGCAAACAAACGGTCCCCAGAAAGCGAGGAACCCGCCGAAATCGACGGAGCGACTGACCTGGACGTGAGCTACGTCAACGACGAATTCCCCATCTACCACCGGAACTGGGGCGAAATCTTCACCGAACGAGGGTTTACAGCGGTCGAGACCGACGCCGAACGGCGGGAAACCGTTCGGGCGTTTCGCGCGCCGTCGATGGACGGAGACGGGACGAGTCGCTGAACCGGGACCTGGAATATCAACACTCGGCCGAATGTTTTTCACCTTGTAAATCACAATTTACGACATGGCGAAGATGATACGCGTCCCGGATGAGTACCACGCGTGGGTGAAGGCACACAACGAGGAGGGTGAGACGATGTTCGAAACCCTTCGTCGCCTGACGCGCGAACCCGAGCCCGAGGAACTCGTCGGGATCCTCTCTTCGGCCGAGGTGGATAAAGCGCGGGAGGCCGCCGAGCGATTCGGCGGGCGTGACGAAGAACGATTGCGGCGGGCACGGGAGGCATTCCGCGAGTGATCCTCGATTCCTCGTATCTCTTCGACGTGATGGACGGGAACCCGAACGCCCTGGAAATCGGAACGCAGCTCACGGACAATGGGGAAATCCAGTGGCTTCCGACACCAGTCGTGGCCGAAGTGTACTACGGTGTCGTATACACCAACAGTGAGGAGGAGCGACGCATTGTTCAGAACGCGCTCATGGGATATCCACGAGTGGACATCACTGAAGAGATGGCGCGGACGGCTAGCAGGCTTCTCGCTGCGGCGGACAGGGAACACGGTGGTGACAGCGGCGTCGAGACGAATGACGCCTATATCGGTGCCGTGGCTCACGAACTCGAGGAACCCGTACTTACGGCCAACCCCGACGATTTCGAGGCGCTCGGGGTCGATACCGAAACTTACTGACCTTCTTCGATGTGAATCGCCGGTCGTCCGGGTTCGGCCTTGCCGGCGACGTCGTCGTCGGCTGCTTCGGCCCGGAGCACGCGCACTGGCGCCTCGAATTCGCGTTCGATCAGCCAGGCGGCTTCCCTGAGCGCCTCGTACTCTCGCTCGGGCGGCAGCGTCAGGGTGAGTGCCTCGCGTTCGGCGTCGAGCTCCTTCCCGAAGTCGGCTGCTGCGTCGCCGTGTTCGCGGATCTCGGCGTCTCCCATCAGCTCGGAGATCAGGTTGTCGGCGTCGCTCTCGACGGCGATTTCGAGCGCCCGGAACTTCCAGTCGGGCGTCACGACGACGTCGATGCGTTCGGGGTCGTCGATTCCGGCGACGTCGACGATCTGTCGGACGTCTTCGCGGGTGTTCGCCACCAGCTTCCGGCGCTCCGTCGCCCCCTCGATGTCGCCGTCGGGTTCTGGCCAGGTGGCGTCGACGAGCAGGCCCTCGTCCACCCAGTCGCTCCCCCCGTCGACGTCGCCGAGTTCGTCGTACAGTTCCTCGGCGAGGTGGGGTGCGACGGGCGCCAGCAGTTTGATCGCGGCCGCCAGCCCGCGCCCCACGGTCGGTGCATGCGTCTCTTCACCCTGCTCTTCGGCGTGTTCGCGGTACTGCCGGATCGTTCGAACGAGCCCCTGTGCCTCCCGGAGGGCGGTGTTGAACGTCAGCGTCTCGTAGTCGGCTGTCGCGGCCTCGATCGTCGCATCGATTTCGCTTTCGACATAATCGGCGACAGGGGTACGGTCGCCGTCCGGACTGGTCGAGACGAACGCCTCGACCTCGCGTTTCAGCCGGGTCAGGAACCGGTAGGTCGACCTGACGCCCTCCTCGCTCCAGTCGAAGTCGCGCTCGGGCTGGGCGGCCTGCATCATGAACAGGCGAGCAGTGTCGGCGCCGTACTCCTCGACGATGCGCTGGGGGGAGACGACGTTGCCCTTCGATTTGGACATCTTCGCTCCCTCCAGCTGGACCATTCCCTGCGCGAGCAGGTTTGTGAACGGCTCGCGGTGCTGTAGCCCCTCGTGATCGGCGAGCACCTTGGTGAAGAACCGCGAGTACAGCAGGTGCATCACGGCGTGTTCGATCCCGCCGACGTACTGGTCGACCGGCATCCAGTCGTTGGCCCGCTCAAGGTCGAACGGCCCCTCCGTCAGGTCGGGGGAGACGTACCGCAGGAAGTACCACGAGGAGTCGACGAACGTGTCCATCGTGTCCGTCTCCCGGACGGCGTCGGCCCCGCAATCTGGACAGGTGGTTTCTTTCCACTCGTCGGCGGCGTCCAGCGGGTTGCCGGTGGTGTTTATAAATTCGGGGAGTTCGACCGGTAGTTCCGCCTCGGGTACCAGCACCGGGCCGCAGTCGTCGCAGTGAACGACCGGGATCGGCGTCCCCCAGTAGCGCTGCCGGGAGATGCCCCAGTCGCGAAGCCGGTACTGGGTCGTCTCCTCGGCGCCGGAGGTGTCTGCAGTGATCTGCTCGCGGGCGGTGTCGCTGTCGAGTCCGGTGTAGTCACCGGAGTTTACGAGCACGCCGTCGTCGGTGAAGGCCCCCTCGCTCACGTCGGGCGCGTCGGGAACCTCGTCGGTCTCCGGCCCCTCCCAGTCGTCGGGTTCCGGCGCGATCACCGGCTCGATCGGGACGCCCTTCTTCGAGGCGAACTCGTGGTCGCGGTGGTCGTGGCCCGGCACGCCCATCAGGGCGCCGGTACCGACGTCCGACAGCACGAAGTCGGCCACGAACACCGGCAGCTCCTCGCCGGTGACGGGGTTTCTCGCGGTCAGGTCGGTTCTGACGCCGTTGGGTTCGTCGCCGTCCGGGTCCGCCTCGTGGTGGACGAACTCGTGGACTGCGTCGTCGGTCTCGATCAGCTCTTCGGTGATCGGGTGATCGGGCGCCAGCGCGAAGAACGTCGCGCCGAAGACGGTGTCGGCACGGGTGGTGAACGCCTCGACGGTGCCGTAGTCGCGCTCCGATCCGTCCGGACCGGTGATCTCGAACGGGAGGGTGGTTCCGTACTGCCGGCCGATCCAGTTCCGTTGCATCTGTCGGACGGAGTCTGGCCATCCCTCCAGCTCGTCGATGTACTCCACGAGCTCGTCGGCGTACTCGGTGATCTTCAGGAACCACTGGGCCAGCTCGCGCGTCTCGACGGGGGTGTCACACCGCCAGCACAGTTCCTCGCCGTTGTGGGCCTCAACCTGTTCGTCGGCCAGGACGGTCTCGCAGTCGGGACACCAGTTCACGTCGGCGTCGCGGCGCTCGACGAGCTCCTCCTCGGCAAAGCGTCGGAACAGCCACTGGTTCCAGCGGTAGTACTCCGGCGTGCAGGTGGTGATCTCGCGGTCCCAGTCGTAGCCAAAGCCCATCGACTCCATCTGTCCTTTCATCGTCTCGATGCAGTCGAACGTCCAGTCGCGGGGGTTGCTGTCCCGCTCCTTGGCGGCGTTTTCGGCGGGGAGGCCGAACGCGTCCCACCCCATCGGGTGCAGCACGTCGTCGCCGCGCATGCGCCGGTACCGGGCGTAGGCGTCGGTGATCGTGTAGTTCCTGACGTGCCCCATGTGGAGTTCCCCGGAGGGGTACGGGTACATCCCGAGGACGTAAGTCGGGTCCTCGGCATCGTCGGGGATCCGGTACGCGTCGGCCTCGTCCCAGGCCTCCTGCCATCGTCGTTCGACCGCTGTGTGGTCGTATCCCTGTTCGGACATGCTTTCGCTTGTACACACGTCCTTCCGTCTTCGCCCTATACCTTTCCATCGAACATCCGTTTCGAACAGCTGTCGCCGGCGTTGCGCCGGAACAACCTCTCGAGTTCACGAGGGGCTGAAGTGACATGTAGGAAACTCTTAACTGGATCGTTTCCTATGTGGTGAGTTGACATGACACTATCTCACACTCGCCGATACGATCCTGCTCGGGTATCCGAGCGCGACGGTCACGCCGTCGTGATCGGGGCCAGCGTCGCAGGGTTGCTGGCGGGACGGGTGTTGTCCGACGGGTTCGCCAGTGTGACGATCATCGACAAGGATTCGCTTCCGGACGAACCAGTAGCCCGGAAGGGGGTGCCCCAGTCGGATCACGCCCACCTGCTGATGGAGGCGGGTCGGGCGACGATCGAGGACCTGTTTCCGGGGTACTGTGAGGACTTGATCGCGGCCGGAGCGCTCCTTCTCGACGGCGCCAGCGACGTCAACCACTATCTCGAGGGGGATTTCATGGCCGACGGCACCGAACGAGTGCCGATGTATGCCGCCAGTCGCCCCCTGTTCGAACAGCAGATCCGCCGCCGTGTCCGTGATTTGTCGGGAGTACGACTGCGAGCGGAGTGTTCGTTTGTCGACTATCTGAGTGACGATGCGGGCGACATCAAGGGGGTAACCGTTTCCGAGGGCGGGACCGAAGACGACATCCACGCCGATCTGGTCGTCGACGCGACTGGGCGAACGAGTCGGACGCCGAACTGGCTCACCGCCCACGGATACGACGCCCCCGACGTGGAAGAGGTGACCGTCGATACGGCCTACAGCACGGGATGGTTCGAGCGGCCGCCAGATAGGCGGTGGTCCATCGCGATGTTGCCCGACGCACCACGAAAGCGGGGATGGGTTGCCATTCCGATCGAGAACGACGAGTGGATTGTCGGCCTCTCGGGGATTCACGGGGTTCGCCCGCCGACCGAGCCCGAAGCGTTCGAGGAGTACATCGCAAACTGTCCGACATCAGTCGGCCGGTGGTTCGTCGAGACCTACGAGTTTGCCGACCGCGAAATCGAACCGTACCCGTTCCCCTCCAACGTCAGGCGGTACTACGAGCGGTTGGACGACTTCCCTGACGGACTGGTCGTCGTGGGCGACGCCATCACGAGTTTCAATCCCATCTACGGGCAGGGAATGTCCGTCGCCGCCCTCGAATCGCTCGTGTTGCACAGTTGTCTGGCGGACGGATATCGATCGGCTATCGCGACCGAGTTTTTCGAGCGCGCCTCACCCATCCTCGACGTCGCCTGGCAGATGGCGATCGGGACGGATTTCGCGTTCGAAGAGACGACGGGATCGAAGCCGACGGGACTGTCGGTCTTCAATCGTTACATGTCCCGTCTCGTCAGAAAGGCACACTCCGATGGCCGGTTACGGACGGCCTTCTATCGCGTGATGATGATGGAACAGCCGCCGACGTCGCTGTTCCGTCCGTCGATCGCCCGCCGCGTCTTGAGTCCGCGCACTCGAACGACCGGTGCATCTGTGGATCCGGCTGCCCTGATGGCATCCGGGAAAACGACACCGGCTCCGGGCGACGATTGAGTACTCCTTCAGCGGCCACTCAAATCCAAGATTGCCCCTCTTCGACCGTGCTCTCGCCGAGTTTCGTGATCATTTTTCGCGGAAGGATCCGTACGGCCTGGGCACCGTACGTTGCAAACGTCGAGGGGAACACGATACGCTCACCGTTTTGCAGTCCGTCCCATCCCGCTTTCGCTACGGTTCGCGGATCGTTCGTGATCCCGTCCATCGTATTGCTGTCATCGACGTTCCCTCGATCGGCGTATTCAGTTTCTACGACCCCGGGACACAGCGCCGTCACGGTTATCCCCTCGTCTTCGAGTTCGTGTGCGACCGCACGGGAAAAGGACAACACGTACGACTTCGTCGCTGCATAGACTGCCTTCTTGGGGATCGGATACAGCGCCGCTAACGACGCAGTATTCAGTATGGCACCGTCGCCGCGGGTGCTCATCTCCCGGCCGAAGAGCTTCGTGAGCTCCGTGAGTGTGACCGTATTCAGCTGCATCATTCCCTGTTCGGCCTCTCGGTCCGTCTCGAGAAAATCACCGTAATTCGGGATCCCCGCGTTGTTGACGAGCGTGTGTATCTCGAGGCCTTCATCCTGAACCGATTCGAACAACGTCTCGGCTGCGTTCTGAACTGCGAGATCCTGCGAGATCACCGTCGTTCGAACCCCGTGTTTCTTCTCCAGTTTATCCGCGAGTTCCCGGAGCCGTTCTTCGCGGCGGGCTGTGAGGACGACATCGTATCCGTCGCCGGCTGCGACGTCTGCGAGCTCCCACCCGATTCCACTCGACGCACCGGTCACAAGTGCCGTCCGAGACTGCGTGTCAGTTTCTGCCATGGACGCTTCCAACTTTTGTAACTTAAAAGATCTTTTCCCCGGCCACGCCAGCGGGACGCCCATGGGCCACCGCGACCCGGTTGAAACCACCGCTACCGGTATCTCAAACGGCCGTTTGTGCTATCGCTACTTTAAGTGGGTATTCGCCCCCATGGTCGACCATGAGGCGCAGAGAACTGCTCGCGGCAGGCGGTACCGTTGCGGCAATCACACTTGCGGGCTGTGCCGGCACCAGCGCCGACGACGGCCCGAACGACGCCGACGGGACCGGCAACCCGTCGGTCGAGGACGTGGACGCAAGCGGCACCACCAGAACCGTGATCGTCACCAACTCCGGCGAGGTATCTGACGATCCTGACATGGCCGTGCTGCGGGCCGGTGTCGAGTCGCGGGCCGACACCGCTCCCGAGGCGCGCGACGAGATCGCGACAAAGGCCGAAGAGCTGATCGACGCGCTCGTCGCGTACGGCATCGACGAGGACGACATCACCACCCGGCGATACTACATCCGCGACCGGCTCGACCGGCAGGCGATGGACGAGGACGGCGCCCGCCCCGGCGATCCCGACTTTGACGAAGAAGACTACACCTACTACCAGGGAAGCCACGACTTCGAGATCGAGATCCACGACGTCGACGCCGTCGGTGAGGTGATCGACGTCGCGATCGACGCCGGCGCCGACGATGTCGGGCGAGTGACGTACACGCTCTCGGACGACAAGCAGGCTGACCTCCGGGAGGAGGCGCTCCGTCAGGCGATCGAGGAAGCCCGGTCGGAGGCGGACACGATCGCCGACGAGGTGGGGGCAGAGATCCTCGAGGCGACCGTCGTCGACGCGTCCGAGGGACGAGTCTCCCCGGTTCGACGCGACGCCATGATGGTCGCCGAGGCGCCAGAGCCGACGCCGGCACCCGACGAGGAGCCCGCTACCGGGATCGAAACCGGTGAGGTGACGGTCACCGCCGAGGTTCGGATCCAGTACGAGATGGCCTAACCCGGATTCGATCCGAAGCGCGGCTAGAACTTCTCGAGAAGTCCCTCGTAGAACGCCGCGTCCGACTCGCCGGCGAGCTTTTCGACGATCAGCTCCGGCGTCGACCGCGCGAGGTGGTTTCGGACTGGCGACCGCTCGACGACGAGTTCGCCGTCCTCCAGCCCGACCGCCTCGATCCCGTCGACGGCGATCGAGAAGTCGGCTGCCTCCCGGATCTCCCGGGCCAGGTGAGAGACGAAGACGGCGGTCGCGTCCTGTCGATCGAGCTCCTCCAGGATGCCGGCGACGATCTTCGCGCTCGCGCCCGGTTCGGTGATGGATTCGAGTTCGTCGACGAGCACCAGCCGGCCGTCGGCGCCATCGGCGAGTTCGCCGAACTCCCGGAGCGTCGATTCGAACGCCCCGGCGTCCAGCGTTCCCTGTGATTTGGCGTAGTAGTCGAGCCCGGAAAACCGGCGGAGTCGCGCCTCCTCGGCCGGCACCGGCAGCCCCATCTGTGCGAGGATCGTCAAAAGCGCCAGCAGATCCAGCGTCGAGGTCTTGCCGCCGGAGTTGACCCCCGAAAGCAGCGTTACTCCCGAGACGCCGTAGTCGACCGGCTCTACCGACTCGAAGGCGACGTCCAGCAGCGGGGATCGGCCACCGACCACCTCGATCCCGGGGGATTCCGCCGAGTCGGCGCCACGATCGCCGAGTTCGTCGTCGAGGAACGTCGGCATCGTGCAGTCGAACTCCCGGTAAAAGCGCGACACAGCCAGCTCGACGTCCAGCTCCAGCGCGTCGGCGACGAGCGTCTCGACGGGCTCGCGAAGCGCCGAGAGCTCGGCTGCAAGCTCCGACTTCAGCCGGGCGGCCCGCCGATCGCGCGCAGCCGAAAGCTCCGTACGGAGCCGGGAGACTGCCTCCTCGTTGCGCTCGACCGGGAACGTCGGCTCCCCGCCGAACACGCGTTCGGCAAGCTCCGGCTCGCCGTCCGACAGCGCCAGCGCATCTGCGAGATGTTCCCGCGCCTTCCGGATCGCCTCCTCGTACTCCTCGTGGAGCTCCCGGGAGAGCAGCGAGTCCACGCGGGCGCCCTGCTCGACTAGCGAGAGGAAGTCGCGTCCCTCGATGGTGACGTCCCGCTCGCCGATGGCCGCCCGGAGATGGTCGTTGGCGACCGATTCGGCGGTGCCGACCGCCGCGTCGAGGTCGTCGACCGCCCGCGAAAGTCGATCGAGCTCCCCGTCGCCGACGACAGTACCGTCGTCGTCGACCTGCGAGAGCGCCCCGCGAAGCCGTTCGGGGTCGACGGCCGGCTCGAGGTCGGCCGCCTCGTGGACCCGGAGGGCGGCCTGCAGCGCCCCCCGATTGTGCGCGAAGAAGGTCAGCAGCCGTTCGGGGACGATCTCTGCGGTCGTCTCGAGGTCCACGCTCCGGCCGTCCGACTCGGAACCGAGCTGAACGTCCGTCCGAACCTGCACGTCGCCGGCGACGTCCATCCCCGCGAACGCCTCGTCGAGCACGATCACCGTCGAGTAGGACCGGGCCAGCTCCGCGACGTCCTGTCTGTCCTCGATCACCTCGATGGACAGCTCCGGGAACCGTCGCTGTGCGGCTGCGTACCGCTCTGCGTCGGCGGTCGCGAGACTCCGCTCGCGCACACGGACCGGCGAGGGTGTCTCCAGCGGCTGTACTCCCTCGAGCGCCGTCGAGATGGCCGGATCCGGCTCCCGTTTGATCGCCTGCCGGGTGAACTCCCGGACCTCCGAGATTCGGGAGGGAGCGACGCTCGGATAGAACGTCTCCAGACGCTTTTCGGCATAGTCCGTCTCGGCTCGCTCTTTGAGCAACCCGAGCGCGTCCCGGTAGATCTCACGGGCGCGATCGGTCGCGAGAAAGCCCCCATCGTCGCCGTGCTGTCGCCGGATCGCACCGCGGGCGATCGCGGCGGCCCGCCCCTCCGAGATGCCGGGGGCGCGGGCGATCGCGGCGACGTCGCCCTCCCGGAGCGCACGCTCGGGGTCCTCGAGCTGTGAAAGCGCCGACGCGGTCTTCTCCCCGACGCCCGGCACGTCCTCGAGCTCCATCTATCCCCCCGTTACCGCGGGCACCGACAAAAGGATGCGGGTGGCCGGTCCGGAGCCCGCCCCGGCCGGTCGTGGCACAGTTTTTTGCCGGCTCCCGCCGACCCACGACTGTGAACTGGGGGATCCTGCTCGCCGGACTGGTCGCTGCCGCACTACTCTCGGCTGTCGTCTACTACGATGCGCGCTCCGTCCCCGTTTCTCGACCGCGACTCCTCGCTTCGGTGGTCTTCGCGAGCCTCGGCGGAGCAGCCACGCTGGCTGCGGTCTTTCCGGAGATCCCGCCGGCCGGGCTGCTGGTGGTCGCCATGATCGGCCCCGCAGTGTACCTCTTCGAGCGGGAGGACGCCCGC
The Halalkaliarchaeum desulfuricum DNA segment above includes these coding regions:
- a CDS encoding electron transfer flavoprotein subunit alpha/FixB family protein, translated to MTAYDNDIWVYLESADGAVSNVSYEILGKARELAGELDTGVTAVLVGAGDDLDGLAEAAIARGADGVVQIEHDLLDVYRPETYVDAVEEALREGDPAMFLSPATNDGIGLAGRLAVRLHAGLNADVVRLEVDDDGSLVGGVPAFAGGILAMVKAKGRPQMSTVRPGVFTALEPDDSREGDLAVREPDLSADDILTEVLDREVGETVDLPGADVVVCAGRGFDGDLELARELTEALDATLGVTRPLCDEGLVSRERQIGSTGYSLQADVAICAGISGSVYFTSGLDDVDTVIAVNTDPEEPIFDHADYCIEGDLFEVLPPLIEQLEAEGVISA
- a CDS encoding electron transfer flavoprotein subunit beta/FixA family protein, whose translation is MTLSIAVAVKVVPKPEEVTLDEETMTIDREDADSQLDPAAKNAVELALQLKDAAAEAGEDAEVIAVSMGPPFFEEHLQDVVAMGADDAILLSDRAFAGADTYPTSRVLAAGVRKLGDVDLVLCGEESSDSSTGQVPPGIAEWLDAAQVMAVSEAEIEDGSLHAVRTKAGGEETVRVPLPAVASVEYGVNDPRFPDFKRKRWAENEWELTVYDAGDLDLPESELGLDGSYTEVADLEAIEGPDRLGEWVEGDPETQADEIASVIAQEL
- a CDS encoding IS5 family transposase translates to MNLTTRLTEELVSLAKSYSDDAEEAAAPEGGGSFAEWAMISLHGLRIFLEKSYVMTIDLLETMTQILEIIGLEPDDLPAPSTLNKWLDRIEMAVWRVLLRHSAQLHNPSPDAAVDATYYERSPASKHYCDRTNYRVQTIEATKLVDTETQAILDVHCTTTREGSDADVCAQLARRYPGELRTLAADKGYDSQELREQLRELGIRPLVKHRVFAPYDHAHNARINDDLYNQRSMTETANSSVKRSYGSAVRAREWYREFREIALMCLVYNIKRYVKP
- a CDS encoding cold-shock protein, with protein sequence MANGKVDFFNDTGGYGFISTDDSDDDVFFHMEDVGGEDLSEGTEIDFDIEQAPKGPRATNVNRV
- a CDS encoding class I SAM-dependent methyltransferase; this encodes MNPTQVRRQWAQRSGEYSPEYYAYYGPNEMSETVRRLLESHVGREASVLELGCSSGRHLSYLHEHGFSDLSGIEVNEDATAVMAEAYPALAADATLYINAIEDVIDGFEDDQFDAVYSIQTLQHVHPDSAWIFDELARITGALLVTIEHEGSAESEEHASNEGSAANKRSPESEEPAEIDGATDLDVSYVNDEFPIYHRNWGEIFTERGFTAVETDAERRETVRAFRAPSMDGDGTSR
- a CDS encoding PIN domain-containing protein; protein product: MILDSSYLFDVMDGNPNALEIGTQLTDNGEIQWLPTPVVAEVYYGVVYTNSEEERRIVQNALMGYPRVDITEEMARTASRLLAAADREHGGDSGVETNDAYIGAVAHELEEPVLTANPDDFEALGVDTETY
- the leuS gene encoding leucine--tRNA ligase; amino-acid sequence: MSEQGYDHTAVERRWQEAWDEADAYRIPDDAEDPTYVLGMYPYPSGELHMGHVRNYTITDAYARYRRMRGDDVLHPMGWDAFGLPAENAAKERDSNPRDWTFDCIETMKGQMESMGFGYDWDREITTCTPEYYRWNQWLFRRFAEEELVERRDADVNWCPDCETVLADEQVEAHNGEELCWRCDTPVETRELAQWFLKITEYADELVEYIDELEGWPDSVRQMQRNWIGRQYGTTLPFEITGPDGSERDYGTVEAFTTRADTVFGATFFALAPDHPITEELIETDDAVHEFVHHEADPDGDEPNGVRTDLTARNPVTGEELPVFVADFVLSDVGTGALMGVPGHDHRDHEFASKKGVPIEPVIAPEPDDWEGPETDEVPDAPDVSEGAFTDDGVLVNSGDYTGLDSDTAREQITADTSGAEETTQYRLRDWGISRQRYWGTPIPVVHCDDCGPVLVPEAELPVELPEFINTTGNPLDAADEWKETTCPDCGADAVRETDTMDTFVDSSWYFLRYVSPDLTEGPFDLERANDWMPVDQYVGGIEHAVMHLLYSRFFTKVLADHEGLQHREPFTNLLAQGMVQLEGAKMSKSKGNVVSPQRIVEEYGADTARLFMMQAAQPERDFDWSEEGVRSTYRFLTRLKREVEAFVSTSPDGDRTPVADYVESEIDATIEAATADYETLTFNTALREAQGLVRTIRQYREHAEEQGEETHAPTVGRGLAAAIKLLAPVAPHLAEELYDELGDVDGGSDWVDEGLLVDATWPEPDGDIEGATERRKLVANTREDVRQIVDVAGIDDPERIDVVVTPDWKFRALEIAVESDADNLISELMGDAEIREHGDAAADFGKELDAEREALTLTLPPEREYEALREAAWLIEREFEAPVRVLRAEAADDDVAGKAEPGRPAIHIEEGQ